AGATTCAGAATGCCTTTGCCTCAGTGGATGCCCTCAGTGTTCCAGCAGCAAACTGATGCACTTTTAAATGCATGCtaatattttatacaatattaCTGTCATGTGTCGGTGGCTGGGATATCTTTCTAGTTATTTAATgtgatttttcatatttcttatatGATTAATTATGAAATGATTTACCTGATTTTCAATATCTTAGCAGACATGCGTGTTTGtacttagaaaaaatatatttcaatgtgATATTTGAATATACACATTTTCAAAGGTACTAGACAAAAATTACCACTTATTCATAGGCGCAGTGAAGAAAACAAACTCCATATTCTACTTTGAATCTGattccaatttaaaaattatttatccattttatattttattttttaaacttttatttaataaatataaattttgaaaatacaacttttggattgtagctgCTTCCCTCCtgccataacctccctcccacccacaaccatcccatctccattccctctcccatcctattcttcatcaagattcatttttaattacctttatatacagaagatcaacttggcatatactaagtaaagatttcaacagtttctgattatttagtgtttttattttgtaatttaacaTTATTAAAAGTATTCTTTTGAGTAAATTATAACCTTTAATGTGAAACTAGTCACTTTTAATATTAAACAGTatttaatattaagaaaaaattataatatacCTGTGATTAAAATACTCTATattagatctttcatttagtttttttttttttttttttaaggaggtacctttctctgatgggaggagagaacctccactttgactatgaccttgtctaaacaagataagagtcggagaactcaaggggcttccatagccttggaaactcatgactggtgcatagggagattactgatgccataaacaggagtgtcaatttgtaaagtcaaccacaggagtcactgtgcacttactcctcatgtaggatctctgtccttaatgtgctgtacattgagacttaatgctataatgagtactcaaacagtatatttcactttgtgtttctatggcggtgcaaactgttgaaatctttacttaatgtatactaaactgatcttctgcaaaaaaaaaaaaaaaaaaaaaaagaagaagaagaagaagaaattatcaactcccaacttgactctcactgggattaaacatgacaataggtctgatctgatttcatcatcattttaaaaaaatcatctattatttttcactttatgtttctgtgtgggagcaaactgttgaaatctttacttaatgtatgctaaactgatcttctgtatataaagagaatcgaaaatgaatcctcatgtgaatggaaggggagagggagtgggaaaggggagggttgcgggtgggaaggacgttatggggggggaagccattgtaatccataagccgtactttggaaatttatattcattaaataaaagttaaaaaaatactctatattaaataatattatttgaattttattgtatCTTTAATCAAAAAATAACTCTACACTTACATAGATTCCAAACAACATTATAAATTGAATCACTAAACTGATTAATATTCAGCACTTCCCCATGCTTTCTCAATTTATCTACACTTCTTATCTCAGTGCATACATGAACATATGGCTTTTTAGGATTACCTGGAGGATCAAGAAATGAATGGCATTTTAAAAGTGAATCTATCCTAGCATGTAGAATGAACTTGTATGCCTGTGTGTAATGTATGTGCTCAAGCAAGTCACAGAATACAAGGCTGAGGATTGCCAAGTCAGTGCATGTAGCCTTTCATAATAGGGGGCAATTATTTACAGAATTCCCCCGCCTCTTTCCCAGATCAAGTGTAGAATGTGGAAAAGTGAGCAAAGGGAATAAGGTTTCTTGTACAATAACCATATAAGTACAACTATAAACAAAGAAgatgtatacaaatatatacatacacttgAAGTATCCATGCTGTAAATAAtaattgcatttaaaatatatacattttattttaaagcaaacataTGCTAGGGTAAAATTATTTCAAGAAGTAAAATGAATATTCAATATAGTAATTGTAACTGTTATTTCAAGAAATAATGCACAATTTCTGATTATGGAAAAAGCTATTTATATGCACATTTACATGGTAGAGAGTATTAAGTCATTATAGTATTTAAAACTTAAGTTACACAGTATTGAAATCATTATATGTTTAAGTTTAtagtttttataattatttagacatgaaaattttcatatttacattttaaaaatctaagtataaacgttttttaaaaaaatggagttaaTGAACAAGAAAATTGGGAAGATGTCATTAAAATATACAAGTCAAGAAGCAAAAAAGTTGGTGGTGGCATAACAGGAAGCAAATGAAGAACTGGATTTCTTATTTGAAGAGAGAATTCAGTAAGACAGAGCAATTCATTACTAGAAATACATTGATGCTAGGTAAAGGATGAAGTTGTTTCAATGTAAACGTATATTTAGAACCTGAGTAACAAGAACATTGAAGATGAATGGCTTTCAGCAGTTTTaaatttcttccttgatttttaTTTGGCAGAATCCTACTGAAACTGTTTGGGACTTGGGTCAGTCTGGTCTTCTGAAATATTTAACCATGCATCTAAAAAGAACATATTACAATTAAGAGGACAAACatcttaacttttttattttttaagaaatacaaatttatgaatacaactttaggaatatagttattcttccaacCATACCTGaacttccacccacactcccacccctcattctccccttgccagtcccattctccattaagattcattttcaattagctttatatacaaaagaccaactctatactaaataaagatttcaacaatttgcacacatacacataaacacacaaatctgtttgagaactagttttacagttaactcacataatacaactcattaaggacagaggtcccgcATGGAGTGTTAGTACTCAGTGtctcctgttgctaatttaataattaacactgttctgtatgacgtcagtgactacccaaggctcttgacatgagctacctaggttatggaagccctttgagtccacaaaccccatcagtatttagacaaagtggaagttctctcctccttttagagaaaagtacatccttctttaacaGCCACCTCTTTCCACTGcagtttcactcacagagatccttcatgtagaaaattttttgccacagtgtcttggcttttcacgcctgaaatgctctcacaggcttttaaTCAAGACCAGGGGCTTAAAGGCCGATTCTGAAGTcacagtgttacttaaagcaCTTGTCAtactttgagtctgctgtgtggactgcttcccatgttgaaacattctctcctttttaattctatctattattactagacacttgatcctatttatatgatcaccttaacacttaatcctatctataatGTTCACTTCAGCACTTAATgtaatcactttaacaattaagatagtATTTTTATCACCAAGTTAATGGGATTTGGACTCCCATGACacgtttttaaactgtacccttagaattaagtccgtaggaatatatgcagaactacacatctttacatttacaaacttcctccttcctctcgtATTCCCAGtgttattttttacagagatctatttaCAATTGACTTTATCCACATATGATTAactgtatgttaagtaaagagttcaatgaatagtatggagaaaaaaatgataaacaacaaaaaaaataaactgttccaCCACAGTCAAAACAAGAGCAGCTCAAGTCATGCCTTCTCgaactgtcaatttcacttctacagatttccttttgcGAGCTATAGTTATTCTCagagatcagggagagcatatggtatttgtccctttgggatgggcttatttcattatgtataatgctttccagattcatccattttgttgcaaatgactggattttgtttatttatttttacctctgtgtggtattccatattgtacatatcccataatttctttatccagtcttcagttgacaggcatttatgttgattccatgttttagctattgtgaagtgagctgcaataaatatggaggtgCAGGTAGCTCTTTGGTCTACTGATTGTATTTCCCTTTGTtaaatcccaggagtgggatggctggataatatggtagttttatattcagatttttgaggtatctccatactgtctaccattgtggctttaccagttttatattcccaccagcaatggattagtgtgcctttttccccacatcgtcTCCAgcgtttgttgatttctgtatgaaagccattctaactgggttgaggtgaaacctcattatggctttgatttccatttccctacaGCTAGTGAACCTGCACAGtttatcatgtgtctgttggcaatttggatttcctttcggaaaaatgtttaaatcctttgcccgtctcttaactgggttgtttgtattgtttttgtggagtttcttgatctctttgtagattttggctGTTAATACTTTATCAGGAAGTTAGCTGTAGAAACCCGGAGAGTGGAGAAGAGGTGTCTGGGGGCCAATGGCGACTGCAGAAACCAGCGGCAGCGACGGGAAAGGGCAAGGGGGCGAGACCTCCATCACCTATTACTGGCTGGAGGATGTAGTCAAGTGCTACTCCCCGAAGGACCTATGGCTGGTGATCCACGGGCGGGTCTACGATATCACCCGCTTCCTCAACGAGCACCCTGGTAGGGAAGAAGTTCTGCTGGAACAAGCTGGCTCAGATGCAAGTGAAAGCTTTGAAGATGTCGGCCATTCCTCCGACGCCAGAGAGATGCTAAAGCAGTACTACATTGGTGATGTCCACCCGAGTGACCTTAAACCTGGGAGTGGCAGACAGGACCCTTTGGAAAAGAATGCATGCCGACGTTGCTGGACATATTGGATTCTCCCCATCCTAGGCGCTGTTCTCACAGGTTTCCTGTATCGTCACTACATGTCAGAAAGCAGATCCTCCTGAGAAGACCTTGCTGAAGTCCACAAAGCGTGTCCACTTAGGAGCGAAAACCAGAGGCCTGCTTTGGGGTCTACAGCAGTGCCCTCTCCTCAGATCCTACCAGTTATATTCATCCTCCTTGGAGCCAAGATAGTCAGTCAGATACCCACCTCTGGGACAGAGTCCTTCGTCTCTCAGAGCTTTACTCCCACAGCACCTGCTCACTCTGTGTCCTCGCTGGTGTTTCTTCTCTGGTTTCCACACGCACCCTGCCATTTTTATTACTTTCTGTTAATAACTGTGGTTCATGTGTGATAGTGACAGTTGCTTTTTGGTAAAAATGCCTGCTTTCTAATACTTTGAATGCACATTAGATATTCTTAACAGGACAGTACTTGAGTTTTGAGgctcttctctttccatttttctttaaccagattttttaaaagtctgatttaattttattatttattctaagGAGCATAATTCATGAAGTAAAGGTGCCTACCTATTAGTGAAAACAGAACTGCCAAATGATCTCATTCctcatttgtatttgttaaaactATCGAGAAACTCTGTTGACATCTCCTCCACCCAAATCACTGTAGCAGGCAGCTCTTCCCATCCTGTGAGTCTAACCCCTTTTCTTCCCAAGTGGTGCTGGACAAAACTGTGCTTCCCTTTAATgggaagagacaaagggaggAGTGAATTGGGATGCTAAGACTTGAATGATTTGGAGGAATCTTTCTTTCGAAAGACACTGAAAAACACCACTCTAGGACAGGAGTTTAGAAAAAGCTCTGGAGCATTCACTTTGGTTTGGTACCAGTTTCTAGtcattgctttccctggcctGTCTTTTACTGGTAAAATGTAAACCTATAATTATATGTATAGAATAGCTTTACCAGGGATTCTtgctactttttttatttattgatcagCAGGTTTTTGATTCCCCATTTTACAAAAGTAAGAAACTCCAATTTGATCTTCTGTTTGCCCCAGTAAAATAACTTCCATGCAGAATggcatttgaaagagagaaatcgTGACAAGAGACTATTTTCCATTTCATCTGTATTTTACCTCCATGGCTCCTACTTgtggttttgttctgtttttccatcaagaataaaaaatactggtagttaaaaaaatactttatcagttctgtagtttgcaaataatttctcccattctgtgggttgcctcttcacttcctgactgtttcttttgctgtacataaacttctcaatttgaagtaaccgcatttgttaattttggctttgactgcttgtgcctctggtcatagatttagatctttaatccatgttgactggctttttttgtgtaaggtgtaaggtagggatcttgcttcatatttctgcatgtggaaatccagttttcccaacaccatttgttgaagagactttccttggtCCAtggattggttttagttccttggtcAAATTTAACTTgcttatagatgtttggattgatttctggtgtttttattctgttccatgtctatccatctgttttttttaccagtaccaggctgtttt
The window above is part of the Oryctolagus cuniculus chromosome 11, mOryCun1.1, whole genome shotgun sequence genome. Proteins encoded here:
- the LOC100352915 gene encoding cytochrome b5 type B-like, producing MATAETSGSDGKGQGGETSITYYWLEDVVKCYSPKDLWLVIHGRVYDITRFLNEHPGREEVLLEQAGSDASESFEDVGHSSDAREMLKQYYIGDVHPSDLKPGSGRQDPLEKNACRRCWTYWILPILGAVLTGFLYRHYMSESRSS